From Pseudomonas sp. FP2335, the proteins below share one genomic window:
- a CDS encoding polysaccharide biosynthesis/export family protein: MKRTVLALAMLALAACNTPARIVAPDSKAVEDGKRALEQLAQLPPAVERIRVGDQLRIVRDAGEMPTLSAFNVSTIYELTLYTVQTDGKINYPFLGPIHVAGRQPSELATELTGKLAQTYREPRVTVNINQAPGNSVIVGGAVNNPTAVQIATANTLEQAILGAGGVSPAGNASMVALLREDAQGAYRAYFLDFSQLLNTGPNGRKPVHLQRGDVVFVPKSNVGERIQGVDTYMNQLIPFTKSIGVGYNYTRTSGGNN, from the coding sequence ATGAAACGAACCGTGCTCGCCCTGGCCATGCTGGCCCTGGCCGCCTGCAATACACCGGCACGCATCGTCGCGCCAGACAGCAAGGCGGTCGAGGACGGCAAACGCGCCCTCGAACAGCTTGCGCAATTACCGCCGGCGGTGGAGCGCATCCGCGTCGGCGATCAGTTGCGCATCGTCCGCGATGCCGGCGAGATGCCGACGCTGTCGGCGTTCAACGTCAGCACCATCTATGAGCTGACGCTGTACACGGTGCAGACCGACGGCAAGATCAACTACCCGTTCCTGGGGCCGATCCATGTCGCCGGGCGCCAGCCTTCGGAACTCGCCACCGAACTGACCGGCAAGCTCGCGCAGACCTATCGCGAGCCACGGGTGACGGTGAACATCAACCAGGCACCGGGCAACTCGGTGATCGTCGGCGGTGCGGTGAACAACCCGACGGCGGTGCAGATCGCCACGGCCAACACCCTCGAACAGGCCATCCTCGGCGCCGGCGGGGTCAGCCCGGCGGGCAATGCGAGCATGGTCGCGTTGCTGCGCGAAGACGCCCAGGGCGCCTATCGCGCGTACTTCCTGGACTTCAGCCAGTTGCTCAACACCGGCCCCAACGGGCGCAAACCCGTGCACCTGCAACGCGGTGATGTGGTGTTCGTGCCCAAATCCAACGTGGGCGAGCGCATCCAAGGGGTGGATACCTACATGAACCAACTGATCCCGTTCACCAAGT
- a CDS encoding glycosyltransferase family 2 protein: MRTSLIIPTRNASSHLTRLLPALAMQTLQPDEMLVVDSASSDDTVARFRAFGARVEVIDARDFNHGGTRRWASAQVDGDALIMMTQDAIPAAPETFANLLDELQQDPLNGVAYGRQLPHPDAGVLGAQSRHFNYPAQSRSKSLADAPELGIKTCFSSDSFSVYRRSALEAVGGFPRDVIGSEDAFVAARMLLDGYKVRYAATALVHHSHDYKLMDEFHRYFDIGVFYGREPWIKQAFGDAGGEGKRYVLAELAALRKAGALHRVPEVLVRSAFKLLGYRLGHLERRLPLALKRRISMFPGYWR, from the coding sequence ATGCGCACGTCACTGATCATCCCGACCCGCAACGCCTCCAGCCACCTGACGCGGCTGCTGCCGGCGCTGGCCATGCAAACCCTGCAACCGGACGAGATGCTGGTGGTGGACAGCGCCTCCAGCGATGACACCGTGGCACGCTTTCGTGCGTTCGGCGCACGGGTCGAAGTGATCGACGCCCGCGACTTCAACCACGGCGGCACGCGGCGCTGGGCCAGCGCGCAAGTGGACGGCGACGCCTTGATCATGATGACCCAGGACGCCATCCCCGCCGCCCCTGAAACCTTCGCCAACCTGCTCGACGAGCTGCAACAAGACCCGCTCAACGGCGTGGCCTACGGTCGCCAGTTGCCACACCCCGACGCCGGGGTGCTGGGCGCACAGTCACGGCACTTCAACTACCCCGCGCAGAGCCGCAGCAAAAGCCTGGCCGATGCGCCGGAGTTGGGGATCAAGACCTGCTTCAGCTCCGACTCGTTTTCCGTGTACCGGCGCAGTGCGCTGGAGGCGGTGGGTGGTTTTCCCAGGGACGTGATCGGCAGCGAAGACGCCTTCGTCGCCGCCCGCATGCTGCTCGACGGCTACAAGGTGCGCTACGCCGCCACGGCGCTGGTGCATCACTCCCACGATTACAAACTCATGGATGAGTTTCATCGCTACTTCGACATTGGTGTGTTCTACGGCCGCGAGCCATGGATCAAGCAAGCCTTTGGCGACGCCGGGGGCGAAGGCAAGCGCTACGTGCTCGCCGAGCTTGCCGCGTTGCGCAAGGCAGGCGCCTTGCACCGCGTCCCCGAAGTTCTGGTGCGCAGCGCCTTCAAGTTGCTCGGCTACCGCCTGGGCCACCTGGAACGCCGTCTGCCCCTCGCCCTCAAGCGGCGCATCAGCATGTTTCCCGGTTATTGGAGGTGA
- a CDS encoding mannose-1-phosphate guanylyltransferase/mannose-6-phosphate isomerase: MNALNGLIPCIISGGSGTRLWPVSRQNMPKPFMRMRDGQSLLQKTFQRAAKLPGVESVLTVTNRDLLFRTLDDYRGVNKAHLPLDLLLEPFGRNTAAAIAVAALHVQEHFGDAAQLLVMPADHLILNEVAFAAAVTQARDLAEAGYLVTFGIQPDHPETGFGYIEQGDALDTGFRVKRFVEKPDLATAQGYLDGGKHLWNAGMFCFKASTLVDELSTHAPDVLSAASAALEHSQSLQNKTSRQRELEAQAFGSAPDISIDVALMEKSRKVAVVPCDIGWSDIGSWEALRQLTPSDAHGNQVNGEAILHDVHNCYIDSPKRVLGAVGVRDLIIVDTPDALLIADAHRSQDVRYIVAELKRQNHPAYSLHRTVTRPWGTYTVLEESSRFKIKRIVVKPQASLSLQMHHHRSEHWVVVSGAAQITNGEREFLINANESTYIPAGHKHRLTNPGIIDLVMIEVQSGEYLGEDDIVRFDDIYGRAPAEVKK, translated from the coding sequence ATGAATGCCCTCAACGGATTAATCCCCTGCATCATTTCCGGTGGTTCGGGTACGCGGCTGTGGCCAGTGTCGCGGCAGAACATGCCCAAGCCCTTCATGCGCATGCGTGACGGCCAGAGCCTGTTGCAAAAGACCTTCCAGCGCGCCGCCAAACTGCCCGGCGTGGAAAGCGTATTGACGGTGACCAACCGCGACCTGCTGTTTCGCACCCTCGACGACTACCGTGGGGTGAACAAGGCCCACCTGCCCCTGGACCTGTTGCTTGAGCCGTTCGGGCGCAATACGGCTGCGGCCATCGCGGTGGCGGCGCTGCATGTGCAGGAGCATTTTGGCGATGCCGCGCAGTTGCTGGTAATGCCCGCCGACCACTTGATCCTCAACGAAGTGGCGTTTGCCGCTGCCGTGACCCAGGCCCGCGACCTGGCCGAAGCCGGCTACCTGGTGACCTTCGGCATCCAGCCCGACCACCCGGAAACCGGCTTCGGCTACATCGAACAAGGCGACGCGCTGGACACCGGCTTCCGGGTCAAGCGCTTCGTCGAAAAGCCCGACCTGGCCACCGCCCAAGGCTACCTCGACGGCGGCAAGCACCTGTGGAACGCCGGCATGTTCTGCTTCAAGGCCAGCACCCTGGTGGACGAACTCAGCACCCACGCGCCGGACGTGCTCAGCGCCGCCAGCGCTGCGCTGGAACACAGCCAGAGCCTGCAAAACAAAACCTCGCGCCAACGCGAACTGGAGGCACAGGCATTCGGCAGCGCGCCGGACATTTCCATCGACGTGGCCCTGATGGAGAAATCCCGCAAAGTCGCGGTGGTGCCCTGCGACATCGGCTGGAGCGACATCGGCTCGTGGGAAGCCCTGCGCCAGCTCACCCCCAGCGATGCCCATGGCAACCAGGTCAATGGCGAAGCGATCTTGCACGACGTGCATAACTGCTACATCGACTCGCCCAAGCGCGTGCTCGGCGCGGTCGGCGTGCGTGACCTGATCATCGTCGACACCCCCGATGCGTTGCTGATCGCCGACGCCCACCGCAGCCAGGACGTGCGCTACATCGTCGCCGAGCTCAAGCGCCAGAACCATCCGGCATACAGCCTGCACCGCACCGTCACCCGGCCGTGGGGCACCTACACCGTGCTGGAGGAAAGCAGCCGCTTCAAGATCAAGCGCATCGTGGTCAAGCCCCAGGCGTCGCTGTCGTTGCAGATGCACCACCACCGCAGCGAACACTGGGTGGTGGTCAGCGGCGCGGCGCAGATCACCAATGGCGAGCGTGAATTCCTGATCAACGCCAACGAGTCCACCTACATCCCTGCCGGGCACAAACACCGACTGACCAACCCCGGCATCATCGACCTGGTGATGATCGAGGTGCAGAGCGGCGAGTACCTGGGCGAGGACGACATCGTGCGTTTCGACGACATCTACGGGCGCGCACCGGCCGAGGTGAAAAAATGA